A portion of the Hydractinia symbiolongicarpus strain clone_291-10 chromosome 10, HSymV2.1, whole genome shotgun sequence genome contains these proteins:
- the LOC130612495 gene encoding hydroxyacyl-coenzyme A dehydrogenase, mitochondrial-like, with protein MLRQYIRPFISVCNLYQKTLITRNLSITPCLLNNENEEKGQIKNVTIVGAGIMGAGIAQVAAQNDFSVTIADVEDEYLQKCMVIIRKSLDRITKKKFPSEPKGSSKFIDDTMSKIATMQDPGKAAIGADLVIEAITENTSIKHSLYRVLDEAAPEKCIFASNTSSLSISDIAKATSRKDRFGGLHFFNPVPMMKLVEVIKADETSQQTFDALFQFGKDLGKTPVSCHDTPGFIVNRLLVPYMMEAIRFVERGHATAKDIDTAMKLGAGYPMGPFELADYVGLDTTKFIIDGWHAKEPENALFNPSQTLNKLVAEGKFGRKNGEGFYKYSNGK; from the coding sequence atgttgAGGCAATATATTCGTCCTTTTATCAGCGTATGTAACTTATATCAAAAGACACTTATTACGAGGAATTTAAGCATTACACCATGTCTGTTAAACAATGAAAATGAAGAGAAGGGTCAGATAAAGAATGTCACAATAGTAGGTGCAGGTATTATGGGTGCTGGAATAGCACAAGTGGCGGCACAGAATGATTTTAGTGTCACCATTGCTGATGTTGAGGATGAGTACCTCCAAAAATGCATGGTGATAATAAGAAAATCTTTGGacagaataacaaaaaaaaagtttcctaGTGAGCCCAAGGGTTCTTCAAAATTTATTGATGATACAATGAGTAAAATTGCCACAATGCAAGATCCCGGCAAAGCTGCAATAGGTGCAGACCTTGTCATTGAGGCAATTACGGAAAATACATCAATTAAGCACTCACTGTACCGTGTCTTGGATGAAGCTGCTCCAGAAAAGTGTATTTTTGCCTCAAATACATCATCATTATCAATTTCAGATATTGCAAAAGCTACTTCAAGAAAAGATAGATTTGGTGGACTTCATTTTTTTAACCCTGTACCTATGATGAAACTTGTTGAAGTTATAAAAGCAGATGAAACATCCCAACAGACATTTGATGCTTTGTTTCAATTTGGAAAAGATCTTGGCAAAACACCTGTTTCGTGTCATGATACACCAGGATTTATTGTTAATCGTTTGTTGGTCCCCTACATGATGGAAGCAATACGATTCGTTGAACGTGGACATGCTACGGCAAAAGATATTGACACTGCCATGAAATTAGGAGCTGGTTATCCAATGGGTCCCTTTGAACTGGCTGATTATGTTGGATTGGACACAACAAAGTTTATCATTGATGGTTGGCATGCGAAGGAACCTGAAAATGCCCTCTTTAATCCAAGTCAAACTTTAAATAAGTTAGTTGCTGAAGGAAAATTTGGAAGGAAGAATGGAGAAGGATTTTATAAGTATAGCAATGGGAAGTAA